The Elaeis guineensis isolate ETL-2024a chromosome 14, EG11, whole genome shotgun sequence genome has a segment encoding these proteins:
- the LOC105056911 gene encoding uncharacterized protein: MNGGHVVYSKRNRRRSLSGSRAMASEALDWIRPPSPVDENATTSCSPSESSAAEKILEPSSQELHARFFKAVKKLSGSDHVSLPKTGSRPIHPHALAYNRLMGAFGQVGEVDEVLRLFREMKESKCHPNVLCYNTVINALVMAERLEEAEAIFEEMILSGLRPNVSSYNILIKMHAWYARRFDLAYEVLLRMKGCGYSPDTTTYSTLIAGLCREGRIREALGVLDWMLEEKCSPTVHTYTPIVQGYCREGRIEEAKSLMATMESVGCPPNCVTYNILIDALCKVGSFDEVEKVLRESELKGWKPNAITYNTYINGLCKSHKAKEAFQKLEVMLGNGLSPTVVTLNILLDCLCRDSKVWEAKCLLERSSELEWDVGVVGYNTVMSRLCEIGTWSAVLKLLSDMFKKGISPNTQTFNIVIRSLCIGGKFRKAECLVSSRGFIPDVVTYNTMIHWFYLEGKINEVQHLFSNMDVQKITPDAITYKILINGLCRQGKYSEATNCFFRSLEYGYSKDLVLSLTYRLIRSRRLKEMLNLCKGLERQGFFPDVLIFETTIRAFCREGYCRSTDIYQVCLVLDKMLQRS, encoded by the coding sequence ATGAATGGTGGCCATGTCGTGTACTCAAAGAGGAACCGCCGTCGGAGCCTGTCTGGGAGTCGAGCTATGGCTTCCGAAGCCCTCGACTGGATACGGCCGCCGTCGCCGGTCGATGAAAACGCCACCACTTCCTGCTCCCCGTCGGAATCCTCTGCTGCTGAAAAGATTCTTGAACCCTCTAGCCAAGAACTGCATGCTCGGTTCTTCAAAGCCGTGAAGAAATTATCGGGATCGGACCATGTTTCCCTTCCAAAGACCGGCTCCAGACCTATCCACCCACACGCGCTTGCTTACAATAGGCTGATGGGGGCCTTCGGCCAGGTCGGCGAGGTGGATGAAGTCCTCCGCCTCTTCCGCGAGATGAAAGAATCCAAGTGCCATCCGAATGTTCTCTGTTACAACACGGTCATCAACGCCCTGGTTATGGCGGAGCGTCTGGAAGAAGCCGAAGCAATATTTGAGGAGATGATCTTGTCGGGGCTAAGGCCCAATGTTTCCTCCTATAACATTCTCATAAAGATGCATGCTTGGTATGCGAGACGATTCGATCTGGCCTATGAGGTCCTTCTGAGGATGAAGGGTTGTGGGTACAGTCCTGACACCACCACATACTCGACATTGATTGCAGGTCTTTGTAGGGAAGGGAGAATTAGGGAGGCCTTGGGTGTTTTAGATTGGATGCTGGAGGAGAAATGCTCGCCCACCGTCCACACTTATACGCCCATTGTGCAAGGTTATTGCCGTGAAGGAAGAATTGAAGAGGCTAAAAGTTTGATGGCCACTATGGAGAGTGTCGGCTGCCCTCCGAATTGTGTGACCTACAATATATTGATCGATGCACTTTGCAAAGTGGGGAGCTTTGATGAGGTTGAGAAGGTTCTCCGAGAAAGTGAGTTAAAGGGTTGGAAGCCTAATGCGATCACCTATAACACGTATATCAATGGCCTTTGTAAGAGCCACAAGGCTAAAGAAGCATTCCAGAAATTGGAAGTTATGCTGGGGAATGGATTGTCTCCCACTGTAGTCACTTTGAATATCCTTCTTGATTGCCTTTGTCGTGATTCAAAAGTTTGGGAGGCCAAATGCTTGTTGGAGAGGAGCTCTGAACTGGAATGGGATGTTGGTGTGGTTGGTTACAACACTGTGATGAGCAGGCTATGTGAGATTGGGACATGGTCAGCTGTTCTTAAGCTCTTGAGTGACATGTTTAAAAAAGGTATCTCCCCAAATACTCAAACATTTAACATTGTGATTCGTAGCCTATGCATAGGTGGAAAATTTCGCAAAGCAGAATGTTTGGTTAGCAGCAGAGGGTTCATTCCAGATGTGGTGACATATAACACGATGATTCATTGGTTTTATCTTGAGGGAAAGATAAATGAGGTTCAGCATCTTTTTTCTAACATGGATGTTCAGAAGATTACACCAGATGCAATCACTTACAAAATTTTGATTAATGGCCTTTGTAGACAAGGAAAGTATTCGGAGGCTACTAATTGTTTCTTCAGATCTCTGGAATATGGCTATTCTAAAGATCTTGTTCTATCTCTAACTTATAGGCTGATTAGGAGTAGAAGACTCAAAGAAATGCTCAACCTATGTAAAGGATTGGAGAGGCAGGGTTTTTTTCCAGATGTCCTTATCTTTGAAACAACAATCAGGGCATTTTGCAGGGAGGGTTATTGTCGAAGCACAGATATTTATCAAGTCTGTCTTGTTCTGGACAAAATGCTTCAGAGGAGTTAA